Genomic window (Mycoplasma leachii PG50):
TAATGATAAAAAATAAAGATTGTATTTTTATAGTAGATAGTTTTAAAAATAAAAATAAAGCTATAGAATTTGTTGGTTTAAAAATGGTTGAACTAAACTATATAGATAATAAATACATAGATTTTATAAAACAAAGAGATCAATTAGCAAGTGTTGCTATTGGTAATTATTTAGCAATCCCACATGGAACTATACAAGGACAAGAATTTATAAAAAATCAAGGTATTGTTATAGTTAAACTAAATAAAACTATGAGCTGAGATAATGAACCAGTTAATTGAATTATTGGATTAAGTTTATTAAATGATAAACAAATAGAAATGCTACAAACTATAGCAATTTTATTTGAAGATATTAAAAAAGTTGAACAAATGACAAATGAATTAAATAGTACTGATCAAATTTATAAGTTTTTTAAAAGTTTAAAAATAGGAGAAGAATAATGTTAAAAATTGGATTAATTGGTTTAGGTAAAATGGGGTTTAATTTGATTCAAAATATTAAAAATAAAGGTTATGAAGCTATTGGATATGATTTAAACAAATCGATGTATCAACAATTAAATCAAAAAGATATTCAAACAGCAAATAGTATTTTAGAACTAGTTCAAAATTTACCAACACCAAGAGTTATTATGCTATTAGTACCAAATGGAAAAATTACTCAAGATTGTTTTGATGAAGTTTTATCTTATTTATCAGCAGGTGATACTATTATTGATTCAGGAAATTCATTTTATAAAGATTCATTAAAAAGATATGAAATAGCAAAATCTAGAAACATTAATTTTATAGATTGTGGAATTAGTGGTGGAATTAGTGGCGCTTTAAATGGAGCTTGTATGATGGTTGGAGCTGAGATAAAAGCTATTGAACCATTAAATGATTTTTTTAAATCTTTATGTGTGAAAAATGGTTTTTTACACACTGGAAAAGTTGGTAGTGGTCATTTTTGTAAAATGGTTCATAATGGAATTGAATATGGAATGATGCAAGCAATTGGTGAAGGATTTGAAATTTTAAATAATTCAGAATTTGAATATGATTTAGAAAACGTTAGTTTAATGTGAAATAATGGAAGTGTTATTAGATCTTGACTAATTGAATTAATGATTAATGCATTTAAAAATGATCCTAAACTAGAAAATTTAACTGGACAAATTGATATGAATGGAGAAGGATTATGAACTGTTCAACAAGCTTTAGAGCAAAACACACCAGCTCCAGTAATTGCATTATCTGTAATTATGCGTCAAAGAAGTAAATTAGAAGATACATTTTCAGCAAAAGTTGTTTCTAGTTTAAGAAATAGTTTTGGTGGACATGAAATCAAGAAAAAATAATCATAAAAACAAAGAAAAATCCAAGTTAGAAAACTTGGATTTTTTAACTATTATACTAATTATTAATTACTATTCCTTTATATCTAGTTGAAAATAATAAGGTATCAACAATTCCTTGTACTCCAAATCCAGAATCTTTAACTCCTAAAAATGGAAAAACATCTGGTCCACGTTGAGATTTTCCATTAATATTTACTGTTCCAACTTCTAATTTTTTAGCAACAGTTAGAGCTTGATCTAGATTTTTAGTATAAACACTAGCTTGCAATCCAAAATTAGATTTATTTGCTAATTCAATCATTTCATCAACACTATTTGCTCTTATAATTGGTAGAACTGGTCCAAATGGTTCTTCTCAAGCTAATCTCATATCACTTGTTACATGATCTATTAAAGTTGGATAAATTAAATTTTTTTCTTGTTTGTCACCAATTATTACTCTAGCACCTTTTTGCTTTGCATCATCAATTAAACTATATACAAAATCAGCTGTTTTTTGATCAATTAAAGGAGTAATATCACAATTATCTTTTGGTAAACCAATAGTTAATTTACTAATTTTTTCTTTTAAAAGCGGAATTAATTGATCTGCTATTTTATCAGTTA
Coding sequences:
- a CDS encoding PTS sugar transporter subunit IIA, yielding MIKNKDCIFIVDSFKNKNKAIEFVGLKMVELNYIDNKYIDFIKQRDQLASVAIGNYLAIPHGTIQGQEFIKNQGIVIVKLNKTMSWDNEPVNWIIGLSLLNDKQIEMLQTIAILFEDIKKVEQMTNELNSTDQIYKFFKSLKIGEE
- the gnd gene encoding phosphogluconate dehydrogenase (NAD(+)-dependent, decarboxylating), whose amino-acid sequence is MLKIGLIGLGKMGFNLIQNIKNKGYEAIGYDLNKSMYQQLNQKDIQTANSILELVQNLPTPRVIMLLVPNGKITQDCFDEVLSYLSAGDTIIDSGNSFYKDSLKRYEIAKSRNINFIDCGISGGISGALNGACMMVGAEIKAIEPLNDFFKSLCVKNGFLHTGKVGSGHFCKMVHNGIEYGMMQAIGEGFEILNNSEFEYDLENVSLMWNNGSVIRSWLIELMINAFKNDPKLENLTGQIDMNGEGLWTVQQALEQNTPAPVIALSVIMRQRSKLEDTFSAKVVSSLRNSFGGHEIKKK